A single Paenibacillus kribbensis DNA region contains:
- a CDS encoding polyprenyl synthetase family protein, which produces MHYMNEKLQANTGYRLAERKAIQYFASLYDQVMDKTYVTKLTEDIQIWKRNHIHHSSWLSFFSRGKRKPDSRDYYRYIQWLSYTGKLDDYLDRSVSYIYMRDLGKALDSADTQTRIQRVIADVKRYLLQSTSANRSDQPEFMNVAGVYRWSQKEGIEATVIWVINKLGSVSSHIPEGMDAEQAQRKLIKIIIGVILHVMEEMDDAVSPDERSRRLDEAIRLGYSYGLTYPFIDDLLDSRLLTVQEKEQYSHMIRTALLTGSVPELGDWTGNHMQLIQYIHSELSDAFEYIKDHQRPDTQQTFFEQSYVFFHSQDIDRVKDLTRANYTNEELYIPVILKSASSRLIARSVIGAPEDEGFEQRTFFYGIYNQLADDFADMVDDMREGAVTPYTYYLKYHLQRSDLINPFELYWGVISYLIHNVYNSDARAREVILDRAMNGLKRYKERVGVEKYDEMMGIFASGHPEFNRLIQKMVQKADDVDFFDKLLRDQMITHLKNDSKEKEDFFNTIKIVREQINHQLKITKPHGIPAMKEQLIDAANYSLEGNGKRIRPILTWVMGVNEYGLDASAIVPLLRSLEYMHTASLIFDDLPSQDNASTRRGRQTLHQVHNSATAELTGLYLIQKAIGEQSSLDQFNAETVLALIQYSAQKAEDMCMGQAMDLDSKGKALTLEQLNMVCFYKTGVAFEACLVMPAMLAQAKESEIAALKKFAYHMGIAFQVKDDLLDVEGDMLLLGKPVGQDFDNNNSNFVSILGHEGACKEMWEHYCLAMEALEQLPRNIAFLKHLMNYIVNRDR; this is translated from the coding sequence ATGCATTATATGAATGAAAAATTACAAGCCAATACAGGATATCGGCTGGCTGAGCGGAAGGCGATTCAGTATTTTGCATCACTCTATGATCAGGTCATGGATAAGACTTATGTGACTAAACTTACGGAAGATATCCAAATATGGAAAAGAAATCATATTCATCATTCTTCATGGTTATCCTTTTTTTCACGAGGAAAGAGAAAACCGGATTCGCGGGATTATTATAGATATATTCAATGGCTGAGTTATACAGGTAAATTGGATGATTATCTGGATCGAAGTGTTTCTTATATTTACATGAGAGATCTAGGCAAGGCCCTGGATTCTGCTGACACACAGACCCGGATTCAGCGCGTTATTGCTGACGTAAAAAGATACTTGCTTCAATCCACCAGTGCAAACAGGAGCGACCAACCGGAGTTTATGAATGTAGCCGGGGTGTATCGGTGGTCCCAAAAGGAAGGGATAGAAGCCACCGTAATTTGGGTAATCAACAAGCTTGGTTCTGTATCTTCTCATATTCCCGAGGGAATGGATGCAGAGCAAGCCCAGCGCAAGCTGATTAAGATCATTATTGGGGTTATTCTGCATGTGATGGAAGAAATGGACGATGCAGTGTCACCTGATGAACGTTCTCGCAGACTTGATGAAGCCATCAGGCTGGGTTACTCTTATGGGTTAACCTATCCTTTTATTGATGATCTTCTCGATTCTCGGCTTTTGACCGTTCAAGAGAAGGAACAATACTCTCATATGATACGTACCGCGCTTCTTACTGGATCTGTGCCTGAGCTGGGCGACTGGACCGGGAATCATATGCAGTTGATTCAATACATACATTCGGAGCTCTCGGATGCTTTTGAATATATAAAGGACCATCAGCGACCAGACACACAGCAGACATTTTTCGAACAGTCCTATGTTTTTTTTCATTCTCAAGATATCGACCGTGTCAAAGATCTAACGCGGGCTAATTACACCAATGAAGAGCTTTATATCCCCGTCATTTTAAAGTCAGCTTCTTCCCGGTTGATTGCCCGTTCCGTGATTGGTGCTCCTGAGGATGAGGGCTTTGAGCAACGAACCTTTTTTTATGGTATCTATAACCAACTTGCTGATGATTTTGCGGATATGGTTGACGATATGAGAGAGGGTGCAGTGACGCCCTATACCTATTATTTAAAATATCATCTTCAGAGATCGGATTTGATCAATCCGTTTGAATTATACTGGGGGGTCATTTCCTATTTGATCCATAACGTATATAACTCCGATGCCAGGGCTCGTGAGGTGATACTGGATCGTGCAATGAATGGACTCAAACGTTATAAAGAACGTGTAGGTGTTGAAAAGTATGATGAAATGATGGGGATTTTTGCATCCGGCCATCCGGAATTCAATCGTCTTATTCAGAAGATGGTGCAAAAAGCGGATGATGTGGATTTCTTTGATAAGCTGCTTCGGGATCAAATGATTACTCATCTAAAAAACGATTCGAAGGAAAAGGAAGACTTTTTCAATACGATCAAAATAGTCCGTGAGCAGATTAACCATCAATTGAAGATCACCAAACCTCATGGGATTCCGGCCATGAAAGAACAGCTAATTGATGCTGCAAATTACAGTCTCGAAGGGAACGGGAAGCGGATACGGCCTATATTGACCTGGGTCATGGGCGTGAACGAATATGGACTGGATGCATCGGCAATCGTACCTCTTCTGAGATCACTGGAGTATATGCATACCGCATCCCTGATCTTTGATGATCTGCCTTCCCAGGATAATGCGTCTACCCGTAGAGGGCGTCAGACGTTACATCAGGTGCACAACAGCGCTACCGCGGAATTAACCGGCCTGTACCTAATCCAGAAGGCGATTGGGGAACAATCGTCACTGGACCAGTTCAATGCTGAGACTGTACTTGCCTTGATACAATACTCGGCCCAAAAGGCAGAAGATATGTGTATGGGACAGGCGATGGATCTGGATTCCAAAGGAAAGGCATTGACATTGGAGCAGTTGAATATGGTGTGCTTTTATAAAACAGGAGTGGCGTTTGAGGCTTGTCTGGTTATGCCAGCCATGCTCGCACAGGCCAAGGAGTCGGAAATTGCTGCTTTGAAAAAATTCGCCTATCATATGGGGATTGCTTTTCAGGTTAAAGATGATTTGCTTGACGTGGAAGGAGATATGCTCTTACTCGGAAAACCTGTTGGTCAGGATTTTGATAACAACAATTCGAATTTCGTGTCTATCCTTGGTCACGAGGGTGCCTGTAAAGAGATGTGGGAACACTATTGCCTTGCCATGGAAGCACTTGAACAGTTACCCCGCAATATTGCTTTTCTAAAGCATCTAATGAATTATATAGTTAACCGGGACCGTTAA
- a CDS encoding methyl-accepting chemotaxis protein codes for MKTKLSDGTKSAKGFRGLKVTTTMVTMIMISLVGLLIVSSVGVFGMYQAKEGQGILYMDRFQHQTNILEVKSDFYNMRANYTKVLDNEEYTDKQYNQVQKGKDSVTSGLDKFSQKNLDSREQKLYEQLRSSIDTYYQDIEQIMAVKKNTGTYDKEERGRINTSSTAIVKILTDISDYNNEQSANLYQNTQNEIKMRTIVLIVILALVMAVLGMISFSAIRNIRSRMSTITKYCGEITQGNLTAALDPALLKGNNEIAVIARAIQQMTDSTSMVITGVINESRQINQLSDQTNHNMTDLNGRIRDVSATVEQLSAAMEQTSAYTENMNHSADEMQRAAEYISVKTQERAQSAYDTSLKAEALKHEASESNKASKEIYRKTSEKMAVALEQAKAVDQIRILSQSILEITAQTNLLALNASIEAARAGESGRGFVVVANEIRKLADGSKQAVDQIQSVTQEVVQSVANLTTNAEELLHFLQVQVGKDYQLLEDTAAQYYNDAVEHTNTVNDLNATSKQVNETIQTMVRAIHEIATASEQSAVSTQHIAGNMVSSAEKSLEVAQQSDQVKESAARLNELVDGFTI; via the coding sequence ATGAAAACAAAACTATCAGACGGCACTAAAAGCGCAAAAGGATTTAGAGGTTTAAAGGTCACGACAACGATGGTCACCATGATCATGATCAGCTTGGTGGGTTTGCTCATTGTATCATCGGTAGGGGTTTTCGGCATGTATCAAGCAAAAGAGGGTCAAGGTATTTTGTATATGGATCGCTTTCAACACCAGACGAATATTCTTGAAGTAAAAAGTGATTTTTATAACATGCGGGCCAATTATACCAAAGTACTCGATAATGAGGAGTACACAGATAAACAATATAACCAGGTACAGAAGGGAAAAGACAGTGTTACGTCAGGGCTGGATAAATTCTCGCAAAAGAATCTCGACTCAAGGGAACAGAAATTGTACGAGCAACTAAGAAGCAGCATAGACACATATTATCAGGATATTGAGCAGATCATGGCAGTCAAGAAAAATACCGGAACCTATGACAAGGAAGAGAGAGGTCGGATTAATACATCCAGTACGGCAATTGTTAAGATACTAACCGATATTTCTGATTACAACAATGAACAATCGGCCAACCTATATCAAAATACACAAAATGAGATTAAAATGCGTACGATTGTTTTGATCGTGATTCTGGCCCTGGTAATGGCTGTTCTTGGTATGATCTCCTTTTCGGCCATTCGGAATATCCGTTCTCGGATGAGCACCATTACGAAATACTGTGGAGAGATTACCCAAGGAAATTTAACGGCAGCACTTGATCCGGCCCTGCTCAAGGGAAATAACGAAATCGCTGTCATTGCACGTGCCATTCAGCAAATGACAGATTCGACCTCAATGGTTATTACGGGAGTTATCAATGAATCCCGCCAAATTAATCAGCTAAGTGACCAGACGAATCATAATATGACAGATCTCAATGGGCGGATTAGAGACGTATCGGCAACGGTCGAACAGCTGTCAGCAGCGATGGAGCAGACTTCGGCGTACACAGAAAACATGAATCATTCTGCGGATGAAATGCAGCGGGCGGCGGAGTACATTTCGGTCAAAACTCAAGAAAGAGCCCAGTCTGCCTATGATACAAGCCTAAAGGCCGAAGCGTTAAAGCATGAGGCTAGTGAGTCCAATAAAGCGTCCAAAGAGATTTACCGGAAGACCAGCGAAAAGATGGCAGTAGCGCTGGAGCAAGCCAAGGCGGTAGACCAAATTCGCATACTCTCCCAGTCTATTCTGGAAATTACGGCGCAAACCAATTTGCTGGCTCTAAATGCATCCATTGAAGCGGCTCGTGCCGGTGAGTCAGGCCGGGGTTTTGTGGTTGTAGCTAACGAGATTCGCAAGCTGGCAGATGGGTCCAAGCAGGCGGTAGATCAAATTCAGAGTGTTACTCAAGAGGTTGTACAATCTGTAGCCAATCTGACGACTAATGCCGAAGAATTGCTGCACTTCCTACAAGTCCAGGTAGGCAAGGATTATCAGCTGCTTGAGGATACGGCAGCACAATATTACAATGATGCAGTTGAGCATACGAATACAGTCAATGATTTAAACGCCACCTCCAAGCAGGTAAATGAAACCATTCAAACTATGGTGAGAGCTATCCATGAGATTGCAACAGCCAGCGAACAGTCTGCCGTCTCCACCCAGCACATTGCTGGGAATATGGTTTCATCGGCGGAAAAGTCTCTTGAAGTGGCGCAGCAGTCCGATCAGGTGAAGGAAAGTGCTGCTCGACTGAATGAACTGGTTGACGGTTTTACAATTTGA